One segment of Candidatus Poribacteria bacterium DNA contains the following:
- a CDS encoding LamG domain-containing protein, with amino-acid sequence MKITIITGMIAALIFGLFTAMGYSQKKEGLVLYLPFEEGSGNKVHDQSGHGWEGEFNGAKWVDGKIGKALEFSGTGLDCVVVDAPVIDSVGKTNEITIEAWFYLLSHQQYDGIVSIATRCPGEFCCSYRIMVDPSYHPFFNCGHHVDRKITDFTFKEKTWYHYAMTYDGSTARIYVNGKQIGEQAENVKPLPKAKPVLVGTGEAPGTWGTNAIIDEVAIYDRCLGEDEIKQDMKGVILSVDPNSKLTTAWGYIKYNLRR; translated from the coding sequence ATGAAAATAACGATAATAACTGGTATGATAGCAGCCCTGATATTCGGGCTCTTCACAGCTATGGGATACTCTCAAAAGAAGGAAGGGCTGGTCTTGTATCTGCCCTTCGAGGAGGGGAGCGGCAATAAGGTCCATGATCAATCGGGACACGGATGGGAAGGGGAGTTCAACGGCGCGAAATGGGTGGACGGTAAAATAGGAAAAGCGCTGGAGTTCAGCGGCACCGGCCTCGATTGCGTAGTGGTGGATGCTCCCGTGATAGATTCCGTCGGTAAGACCAACGAGATCACCATAGAAGCTTGGTTCTATCTCCTTTCACATCAGCAGTATGATGGCATAGTTTCGATAGCTACCAGATGTCCGGGGGAGTTCTGCTGTTCCTATCGGATAATGGTCGATCCGAGCTACCATCCCTTCTTCAATTGCGGCCATCACGTGGATAGAAAGATAACGGATTTCACGTTTAAGGAGAAGACCTGGTATCACTACGCCATGACGTATGACGGCAGCACCGCTAGGATCTACGTCAACGGCAAACAGATAGGAGAACAGGCTGAAAACGTAAAGCCCCTACCTAAGGCGAAGCCCGTTTTGGTCGGCACGGGAGAGGCCCCCGGAACATGGGGAACGAACGCCATAATCGACGAGGTTGCGATTTACGATAGATGCCTGGGTGAGGATGAGATCAAACAGGACATGAAGGGGGTGATACTCTCGGTAGATCCAAATTCTAAACTGACCACCGCGTGGGGCTATATCAAATACAACTTAAGGAGGTAA